In the Piscinibacter sp. XHJ-5 genome, one interval contains:
- a CDS encoding SDR family oxidoreductase, translating into MTTLRQIDGAQLARYPSLEGQSVFVTGGGSGIGAAIVKAFASQGARVAFIDIAREASEALAREIEAADQPPPWWEVCDVSDIAALQAAIGRASSAIGDFSVLVNNVASDDRHAMESVTVDYWDRRMAINQRPAFFAVQAVVPGMKRRGGGSIINLGSSGWQLKEGGYPCYAIAKSSVNGLTRGLAAPLGAHRIRVNTVTPGWVMTERQLKLNLDAQSEQALREAQCLPDLLQSEDIARMVLFLASDDGAMCSAQEFKVDGGWM; encoded by the coding sequence ATGACGACACTGCGCCAGATCGACGGAGCCCAGTTGGCCCGCTACCCCAGCCTGGAGGGGCAGAGCGTCTTCGTCACCGGAGGCGGCAGCGGCATCGGCGCTGCCATCGTGAAGGCTTTCGCGTCGCAGGGCGCGCGGGTCGCCTTCATCGACATCGCGCGCGAGGCCAGCGAGGCGCTGGCCCGGGAGATCGAGGCGGCCGACCAGCCGCCGCCGTGGTGGGAGGTTTGCGACGTGAGCGACATCGCCGCGCTCCAGGCGGCCATCGGGCGCGCCTCGTCGGCCATCGGCGACTTCTCGGTGCTGGTCAACAACGTCGCCAGCGACGACCGCCACGCCATGGAGTCGGTGACGGTCGACTACTGGGATCGGCGCATGGCGATCAACCAGCGGCCCGCCTTCTTCGCCGTCCAGGCGGTCGTGCCCGGGATGAAGCGACGTGGCGGCGGGTCCATCATCAACCTCGGGTCCTCCGGCTGGCAGCTGAAGGAGGGCGGCTATCCGTGCTACGCGATCGCCAAGTCGTCGGTCAACGGGCTCACCCGTGGCCTCGCCGCGCCGCTGGGCGCCCACCGCATCCGCGTGAACACCGTGACGCCCGGCTGGGTGATGACCGAGCGCCAGCTCAAGCTCAACCTCGACGCGCAGAGCGAGCAGGCGCTGCGCGAAGCCCAGTGCCTGCCCGACCTGCTGCAGAGCGAGGACATCGCGCGCATGGTGCTGTTCCTCGCGTCCGACGACGGCGCCATGTGCTCGGCGCAGGAGTTCAAGGTGGACGGGGGGTGGATGTGA
- a CDS encoding SMP-30/gluconolactonase/LRE family protein: MSSFASPHCGSPQALWPAAAQLGEGLCWSVGQQAIYWVDILGQRLLRLHPSTGRQAQWDFDETIGAIAERSAAPGLIVALRHRIALFDPDTGSLQTLHEPEAHLPGNRFNDGKCDAQGRFWVGSMDMACRSPTGSLYAVSAHDITRIWPDNFPVNNGPAWSPDGRTLWLNDTARNVVHRADFDPAGGTLARPHAWLRFAHGDGYPDGMTTDRDGRLWIAHWAGGCVTCHAPDDGRELARIAMPTSNITNVAFGGPDLRTLFVTSAAIELSAEQLAAQPLAGALFAVETDAVGLAPCRFAG; the protein is encoded by the coding sequence ATGTCCTCCTTCGCGTCTCCGCACTGCGGCTCGCCACAAGCCCTCTGGCCCGCTGCCGCACAACTCGGGGAAGGCCTGTGCTGGTCGGTCGGGCAGCAGGCGATTTACTGGGTCGACATCCTCGGCCAGCGCCTCTTGAGACTGCACCCGTCGACGGGCCGGCAGGCGCAATGGGACTTCGACGAGACCATCGGCGCCATCGCCGAACGATCCGCCGCCCCGGGGCTGATCGTGGCGCTGCGTCATCGCATCGCCCTGTTCGATCCGGACACCGGCAGCTTGCAGACCCTGCATGAGCCCGAAGCTCACCTGCCGGGCAACCGCTTCAACGACGGCAAGTGCGACGCCCAGGGCCGCTTCTGGGTCGGCTCGATGGACATGGCCTGCCGCTCGCCAACGGGTTCGCTCTATGCCGTGTCGGCTCACGACATCACGCGCATCTGGCCCGACAACTTCCCGGTGAACAACGGTCCGGCCTGGTCGCCCGACGGGCGCACCCTGTGGCTCAACGACACGGCGCGCAACGTCGTCCATCGTGCGGATTTCGATCCGGCCGGCGGCACGCTCGCCCGCCCGCATGCGTGGCTGCGCTTCGCCCACGGCGACGGCTATCCGGACGGCATGACGACCGACCGCGACGGCCGCCTGTGGATCGCGCACTGGGCCGGCGGCTGCGTCACCTGCCACGCCCCCGACGACGGCCGCGAGTTGGCGCGCATCGCGATGCCCACCTCCAACATCACCAACGTCGCCTTCGGCGGCCCCGATCTGCGCACGCTGTTCGTCACCAGCGCGGCCATCGAGTTGTCGGCCGAGCAGCTCGCCGCCCAGCCGCTGGCCGGGGCGCTGTTCGCGGTGGAAACCGACGCGGTCGGCCTGGCACCGTGCCGTTTCGCGGGCTGA